The window cacgcacacgcacacgcacacgcacacgcacacgcacacgcacacgcacacgcacacacacacacacacacacacacacacacacacacacacacacacacacacacacacacacacacacacacacacacacccatccccaacacaacaaacaaatctAAGCAAATCAACCACCCTCTACAACCACACCTCTATTGCAGTCACCGTGGACTCCTCCGACGTCTGCAACAACACAATCTACCTTGACAGCGGGGCCAAACCGGCGGCCATTCTGAGATTAACTGCCAAGGATTACTACGATTTCTCTCCGTTGTTTTGCGAGGTCACGTTCAACGCGCCGAGACACAGTTGTGAGTTCGGGCGGctggtgttggggtggggggggtgggtgggggggggaaggggttgtgaGAGGTGAGGGTGTTGTTGAAGGCTGGCTGGTTGTGAGTCTTGTTTTGACCATTGGCTTTAGGTGTCATTGGTGCTGTTCTGATGGTGACTGGTGTAAGTGTGAATGTTTTGTTGACGATCAATATAAGTGTGAATGTTATTTCTGAAGATTGGTTTAAGTGTGAATGGTATTACTGAAGATTGGTGTAAGTGTGAATGTTATTTCTGCAGATTGGTTTAAGTGTGAATGTTATTGCTGAAGATTGGTTTAAGTGTGAATGTTATTGCTGAAGATTGGTTTAAGTGTGAATGTCATTGCTGAAGATTGGTTTAAGTGTGAATGTTATTGCTGAAGATTGGTTTAAGTGTGAATGTTATTTCTGAAGATTGGTATAGGTATGAATGTTATTTCTGAAGAGTGGTATAAGTGTGAATATTATTACTGAAGATTGGTTTAAGTGTGAATGTTATTGCTGATGAATGGCGGaagtataaatgttattattgatgattgatgtaagtgtgaatgttattattgatgattGATGTAAGTGAAAATGTTATTACTGAAGATTGGTATAAGTGTGAATGGTATTTCAATCATGGGATTGGATGACGATCGGTTGCTGTGTGAAAAGAATTGATTGGTGATAATTGGTTGTGAGTTTCaatgatattttgataaagaatgGTGGAAAGTCGAAATCGTGTTGAGTTTTGTTGTGTGGTGAATGTTAAAGATGATGTTTTGATAATGACTGGCTGtgagtgtattattattattattattattgttgttgttgttgttgttgttgttgttgtttctgttgttgttattcaaatgctattgataataataatgataataacagtaatggtaataacgataatgataatgataatgataataatgatgatcataataataatggtaataatagtaatgatgatgatgatactactactgctaatactaataaaatagatatattgataactttaatgataatgataatggtaataataataacaacaaaaacaacaataatactaataataaaataatactaataataataatgataataatgataataatgataataataataatgataataataataataataataataataataataataataataataataataattatgataatgataatgataatgataatgataatgataatgaaaatgataatgataataataatgataatgataatgataataatgatagttcgaaatgataaaaacaacaaacatattgataatattaacgataataacgatgataataatgataataatgatgataataatgatcactatcAGTAGTagctttagtaataataatgataattctaattattattataatgatatagtaatgattataataaagatattgctattaataaagatattaccaatgacaataacaatgataaaatgtttTCTAAAGAGGCAATACTGTGAGACTGACATGTTTGTAAAGTAGATAGGTAACTGAAAGATAATGATGCGCCTGGACTTTTTAACTGATTTAGAGGTGATTACAAAAGGAATCAATATGCGTGCCAATGAAATGTGGAAATTAAGATTCAATCAATTATTAATAAAGTGATGGAATATATATTAAAGTCttggtgaaaataataaataagatataaatgaATCGTGaattgtaatatatgtgtgtgtgtgtgtgtgtgtgtgtgtgtgtgtgtgtgtgtgtgtgtgtgtgtgtgtgtgtgtgtgtgtgtgtgtgtgtgtgtgtgagtgtgtcatatatacatatatatatatatatatatatatatatatatacgcatttatatatataatatatatatatatatatatatatatatatatatatatatatatatatatatatatatatatatatatatatatattatacatgtatattcatacatgcatacatacatatatacaaacatatatatgtatgtatatatatatatatatatatatatatatatatatatatatatatatatatcggaataAAGGTTTATAGAtaaatttgttttgttatatacagCCTCTATGTTGGCACTGATGAATTTGAATACCTGGTAACAAAATATATGTCTTCTCTGATGATTGCAGTTGTTAGAAAGGCagtttgtgtgtaatatgtataaatgGCTTTAAAGTTTTGATTATTTGatgatttaattgtttttttttcgttctcttactctctctatcgctGCATTTTTGCTTTCgcttttatcattcttgtttctctctctccctccctccttctctctctgactgtctgtctgtctgtctgtctctgtctctgtctctgtctctgtctctgtctctgtctctgtctctctttctctttctctttctctctctgtctctctctctctgtctctctctctctgtctctctttctctctctgtctgtctctctttctctttctctttctctttctctttctctttctctctctctctctctctctctctctctctctctctctctctctctctctctctctctctctctctctctctctctctctctctctctctctctctctctctctctctctctctctctctctctctctctccctgactccatcgcctcctcttcctcctctccctccatccacccctctccccttcccagggACCGGCCTCGTGGGGGTTCTGGAGGAGGTCGACCTCAGGAGATATGAATTCAGCCATCGCGCCGGCCAGAGCGAGTGCGTCGACTCCATCAAGGTTCGTAGTTCAAGACGCCAATggtccaaagtttttttttttcttttagtattttgTGTACGGTACTCTTatctttacgccccccccccccccaactcaaaaTATATGTGGATTATATGCCGANNNNNNNNNNNNNNNNNNNNNNNNNNNNNNNNNNNNNNNNNNNNNNNNNNNNNNNNNNNNNNNNNNNNNNNNNNNNNNNNNNNNNNNNNNNNNNNNNNNNAGCAATGATGCCAGATTCCCGAGGCACCTTTAAGTCGCCTTGAGGAGTCGCGCTTAGCCATGTGATTCTCTTAAGTGGGTATTGTCGAGCCCGGTGTGGCAACACTTCCAGGAAGAAGGCCGCAGATGTGTCTTATGGTTGTTGGTGTCAGTGAAGCTGCTGGCTGGGGATAGTGGGAGAGGGTGTTctttataggatatatatatatatatatatatatatatatatatatatatatatatatatacatatatacacatatatatacatatatatatatatatatatatatatatatatatatatatatatatatatatacatatacttacacacttatatacacacacacacacacacacatatatatatatatatatatatatatatatatatatatatatatatatatatatatatacacacacacacacacacacacacacacacacacacacacacacacacacatatatatatatatatatatatatacacacacacacacacacacacacacacatatgtatgtatgtagatgtgtatatatatatgtatatgtatatacatatgtatacatatgtataaaaatatgtatactgtatatatactgtatacacacacacacacacacacacatatatatatatatatatatatatatatatatatatatatatatgtatatatatgtgtgtgtgtgttcgtgtgtgtgtgtgtgcgtgtagatagatagatagatagatagatatagatacacatacatgtacacacacacacacacacacacacacacacacacacacacacacacacacatatatatatatatatatatatatatatatatatatttatatatgtatatttatatatatataaagagagagaaaaaaaatagacagatagatatataaatatatagaaacacacatatatataaacataaacatatacatatatatatatatattatatatatatatatatatatatatatatatatatatatatatatatatatatatatacgtacggcAGAGAAAGAGCGCGAGGGAGGTCGTTGCGGGCAGCGAAAGCCGAGGGCGGCCACGAGGGCACGAGGATATTGGTACGAGCGAGcgtgggaggcgggggggggggggggggagggtgaagtggagggggcggggcgtgCGGGGAGATGGTTAAGGGGGGAAATGTTGTGAGAGGGGTTGGGGACAGATGCGGTGCgggcgagtgggagagaggggagattcgtagtgagggggtggtgaggggggtgagagagagacatggcgagggggtgagggaaggacatGGTGAGGGGAGCTGAGAGAGACATGTGctgagagggtagagagggagatggaaatgaggaagtgagggaaatgagggcagggaaaggaaagtgagagggtgacagggaaagggaaaagaaacgttaggaagagagaggaggaagagatgagagggagtgggggacgagggagagagggggtgaggaggtggcAGGGAGAAGGGAtgcagtggggagagggaaagtagagggatgaggggatgaggagatgagaggataAGAGGATGAGAGGACGAGAGGGCGCTGCGGAGATAAACTTCTTCCCTTGACCCTGAGAATAACGCTACAGTTTTtgtccttcattttttccttttccttgtgtaTGCGCAATATGACAGCACAcgcgcacagaaagagagagggagatgaggatagtgaaaaggagaaagtgagagtgagcgagagagggagagagagagagggagaaagagagagagcgagagggagagggaaagggaaagggagagggagaatgagagggagagagagaggaagagggagagggagagggagagggagagggaaagggaaagagagtgtgaaggaaagggggatagacatagatagatagatagatagatagaaagtgaaggagagagagagagagagagagagagagagagagagagagagagagagagagagagagagagagagagagagagagagagagagagagagagagagagagagagagagagagagagagagtatgtgtgtgtgtgcgtgagagagagtatatgtttgtttgtgcacgagatagagagagagcgagctagagagagagagagagagagagagagagagagagagagagagagagagagagagagagagagagagagagagagagagagagagagagagagagagaggagagagagagagagagagagagagagagagagagagagagagagagagagagagagagagagagagagagagagagaaacagacattcagacaggcagacagtgatacacagatagactgaaagaaagacatacagacaaagagacgggcagagacaaagacaaataaagaataagaaaaagggagaaagcaaaCGAGAGTAGATACAGCGGAGAGAGAGATGCCGTAATCATTacattaataatcatactaaATTGATTATTTTTCCGACGTAAATTTTCACCAGAGGCTATTCTTTTCTCTCAGCCACATTTTCGCAGGTGGCGCCGTTAAAGGAAGGTGGATGCGACGCTTGGCTTCTGGGAAGATCGCCAAGCTGCAAAAATgtattatatctatgtgtatatctctctatctatctatgttgatgtgcacatatatatatatatatatatatatatatatatatatatatatatatatatatatatatatatatatatatatatacacatatacatacatatatacatatacaatgcatttatatatacacatatatatattcatttatatttatatatgaataaataaatgaataagtaaatatgtgtgtgtctgtgtgtatatgtgtgcatatatgtgtggttgtgtgtgtgtgtgtgtgtttgtgtgtgtgtgtgtctgtgtgtgtgtgtgtgtgtgtgtgtgtgtgtgtgtgtgtatgtgtgtgtgtgtgtgtatgtttgtgtgtggtgtgtattcataatatatatatatatatatatatatatatatacttatttatttatatataaacatatggatgtgtatatatatatatatatatatatatacacacacacacacacacacatacatatgtatatatgtatgtacgtaaatgtatatattcataagtatatatgaatatatatatatatatatatatatatatatatatatatatatatacacacacatacatatatacatactcactaaACCTGTTGTCCCGCTTTCCACCTATCTCCGACGCAAACCCAGGAAGCGTCAGTCTCAATTCAAATCGTGATCAGACTTTTATCACCTTTGCCAAGCGCCGCCATCGATCTGTTGGCTGGGAACCTTTCTTGTACTTCATATGTTATCGGTCTCTTTCGTTccgtttattcttttcctttatctcgaCTTTTTCTTACCATCTATTGCGGTACTACTTTGGAAGAGAGAAGATTAAACATTAacattttatattaattaatgttGTCTTTAATTAACCACACGTCGAGGATCTACGCTGATATAAAATGGATTTAACGGCTATCAGATTCATCAAAGAAAACGTAACACTTATAATCGCATAGAAAGTGGAAATGTATGAAAATAATTAAGAGCATGTAATGGAAATTCAGAAGGCGCGCACACTCGTACGGGCAGGCGACAGAACAACTTTagaaacatatatttagataaataaagtgATAAGCAACGATAACAACAAGGCCACCGGATgcaagatgataaaaatgatcaacTTGAGGCGAGTTGAGCAAGCCACGGCAGCCCTTTACGACTTCGAAAACAAATCAAGATATTTCTCTTTTAACTCGATTTACAATGCAGTCGCCATTAGAAGCATGACAAATACGATGGATAGATTAACGAATATCTTAAAGCACCAGACTTTGATAAAAGTTGTTAAAACGTATGACCAGACGGGAGCGAACACCGGATGAAAGGCGTCCGCTCGGCAGACAGAACATGTGAGCACCTGACTCTCGTTGTAGACatatcacatacacacctattcacaggcacacacacacacacacacacacacacacacacacacacacacacacgcacacacatacacaaacacacaaacacacacacacacacatttacatataaatatatatatatatatatatatatatatatatatatatatatatatataagtgtgtgtgtgtgtgcgtgtgtatgtgtgtatgtatgtatgtatatgtctgtatatcattaatgatgtatagattcatatgtatatatatttatctattaatttatacataaatgtgtgtgtttgtgtgtacattacatacattgtatgtatgtatgtatgtatatattatctgttgtatatacatacctgatattatatgattatattattcagGCACACATTTATTGTATGATACGtgaatacacatacagatatatataaacatatatacataatttacatttaatttatttatatataaatttatatatatatatatatatatatatatatatatatatatatatatatatatatatatatatatgagtgtgtgtgtgtataatattttgtatatatataatgtttgtgtgagcgtgtgtgtgtgtgtgcatacatccgcatatgcatataatcacacacacacacacacacacacacacaaatatatatatatagatagatagatataaaagtgcAGATCTCTGTAAACGTTCATCCATGAATTCTGACAACATATCTATCCTGAAATACAATAAtttgagaaagaagatgaaaacaacATTAGATGATGATCGTAAGTCGAAATAGCACATAGTGTTTACCAGCGTGACGTAGCGGGCCAGTGACGTAAGCGGCAGCAAAACCGCGTCACGTTTTCCCTCGACCAACAGTCACCTCCGAGGCAGCGTATCAGGGGGACGCACGTTTCGTTTTCTGTCGTTCACTTTGACATGATGTAAGCATTTAGTCAAAGACAACATTGTGAATCCCAGTCTCTCTGAAGCTCGTATAATAACAGTTAAATCTGCCACATGCAGGAACAGGGAAGTGGATAGTGCTGACAAAAAGGGATATGATAGTGAGTTTGTGAAGGGTTGCTATGCTACACACAATTATTTCCACCACGAAATTGGGCGTGACAACCTAGTGACCGCAGGTACAAGCACAAGTAAGAAACATGACCAGGTTAATGTcagatgtgtacgtgtgtacagacacacacacacacacacacacacataaacacacacacacacacacacacacacacatatatatatatatatatatatatatatgtatatatatatacatacatatatatatatatatatatatatatatatatatatatataaatgcacacatgtatgtgtgtgtgtgtatgtatttatgtatatatatgtgtttatatatatatatatatatatatatatatatatatatatatatatatatatatatatatatatatatatatatatatatatatatatatatatataatatgtatgtatatatgcatgcaggcatgtcggtatgtgtgtttgtatgtgcatatatgtaaacacagacacacacacacacacacacacacacacacacacacacacacacacacacacacacacacacacatatatatatatatataatatatatatatgtatatatatacacataaatatatatgtgtgtatctatgtatgcatgtacttatttatttattgatttacgtatgcgtatatatctatttatccattttaatactttccatttacatatatatatatacctatctatctatctatctatctatatatatgtatatatacatatatatatatatatatatatatatatatatatatgcatatatatatatatatttatatatatatatatatatataaaatatgcatatatttaaataaatatatatatatatatttatattatatatatacatatacatgtatatatatatatatatatatatatatatatatatatatatatatatatatatatatatagagagagagagagagagagagagagagagagaaagagagagagagagggagagatagatagatagatagatagatagatagatagatagatagatatatatatatatatatagatagatagatagatagatagaaagaaagaagaaagaaagaaagaaagaaagaaagaaagaaagaaagaaagaaagaaagaaagagagaaaaagagagagagagagagttagagagagacttagagagagagttaatagacagctaaatatatatatatatatacatatatatatatatatatatatttttttttttttttttttttttttttttttttttttttttttgtgtgcgtgtgtgtgtgtgtgtgtgtgtgtgtgtgtgtgtgtgtgtgtgtgtgtgtgtgtgtgtgtgtgtgtgtgtgtgtatgtgtgtgtgtgtgtgtgtgtgtgtgtgtgtgtgtgtgtgtgagtgtgcgtaaaatttttctcatatatatatgtatgtatttatatatatgtatatatatagtatgtatgtgtatatatacatatacatatttatatatacatatacatgtatatatacagagggagataaaaaagtagacagatagaaaggtatatatatatatatatatatatatatatgtatatatatatgtatgtatgtatgtatgtatgtataaagatatatgtatatatagaatcttgtgtatatatatatatatatatgtatatatatacatgtttataaatatataaataaatgaataattaaatgaaaatatatatatatatatatatatatatatatatatatatatatatatatatatatatatatatacatacatgtatacacacacacacacacacacacacacacacacacacacatacatatatatatatatatatatatatatatatatatatatatatatacacacatatatatacaagaacctatatatacatacgtctttatacatacatacatatatatatatatatatatatatatatatatatatatacacacatatacacacacctttctatctgtctactttttttctcttcctctgtatatatacatgtatatatatatatatatatatatatatatatatatatatatatatatatacacacacacacacgcatacacacatgtatatatatatatatatatatatatatatatatatatatatatacgtaattaaatgaataaataaatatatagataaataaatgaataaatgtatatatatattatatctatctatctatctatctatctatctatctatctatctatctatctatctatctatctatctatctatctatctatctatctatatatatatgtatatatatatatatatatgtgactgaagAATGAGAGTTagcaaagcgaaagagagagggactgcAGCAAAAGATTGGAAGACGAGATAAataagaaagcgagaaggaggggtgcaaaaaagggagagagaaagtgagaggaaagataaatgaaggccaagaagagaagaaagaagacgcaaaataaaaggaagagttaTGAGTCCTTAATGGATCCTTCCAGCGCCAAGGGGATGACGCTGTGTTAACGATGAGCTTAATTAACCATAATTACCATGTGATACTTAGTCCATTGAGTTTGAAGGGAAGTAAAGTTCATATTAGTGCGGTTGGTAATGTTCAAGGAAATTTAATCGTTGGGAGAGATTATAGCCATGAataaataggtatacagatagTCTGATAGGttgaacaaatatgtatgtatatctatgtctgtatctctctatctttatatgtttgtagagagagagagagagagagagagagagagagagagagagagagagagagagagagagagagagagagagagagagagagagagagagagagagagagagagagagagagagagagatggatacgtagatagagagaaagagagagagtgggagattgaCATactgcagataaagagagagagagagagagagagagagagagagagagagagagagagagaggagagagatagagagagagagagagagagagagagagagagagagagagagagagagagagagagagtgggagattgaTATactgcagataaagagagagagaaatagagagagataaagagagagagagagagtgggagattgaTATACCGcagataaagtaagagagagagagagagagagagagagagagagagagagagagagagagagagagagagagagagagagagagagagagagagagagagagagagagagtgagtatactTGTTGATGAAAGAGTGTAGGGTAAGGTTAAGAGAAATGATTAAGGTCACGGTGAAGGTTAAAGGTTGCAGCAATAAAGACACCGAAGAAGTGAGGCACAGCGAGAGATCGATAAAaatcagaggcagagagaaaagaagagtgtgATGTTGCTGTTGAATTATGTTGGCAGAACTTAGAGAGGTAGAAATGGacgatttaaatatataaatgggggcaatggaaagaaaaggggagaggcaataaagggaagggaatagattTATACTAATTTAGTTGAAGGTTGAATGAGGAGagcatcatagaaaacggagaaacagaagaggatgTGAGTCTAAAATAAACTTTCCTAAGACACCAAACATGCGGTAAATTGTGTAATGTCCGATTATGACTCTGAATCAGTAGCACAGCTAAAGGCAAATATGGAAATCAgctttataaaacaaaacacataaaacaacaaaCTCACGCACTGGTAGACTCTTCAAAATAAAAAGCT of the Penaeus chinensis breed Huanghai No. 1 chromosome 27, ASM1920278v2, whole genome shotgun sequence genome contains:
- the LOC125039321 gene encoding uncharacterized protein LOC125039321 yields the protein MAASVGLVVHIATWISVLARSCLPYQIFTVDSSDVCNNTIYLDSGAKPAAILRLTAKDYYDFSPLFCEVTFNAPRHSWTGLVGVLEEVDLRRYEFSHRAGQSECVDSIKVRRRPQMCLMVVGVSEAAGWG